Below is a genomic region from Acomys russatus chromosome 3, mAcoRus1.1, whole genome shotgun sequence.
CTGGTCTATGCTGCCACCTGAGACCATGTTGGTGTCCAAGGCCTGTGCTTCAGCAGAAAGTGATGCTGATGTCCACGATGCCACCAGGGCCCAGGTGGAGGTCCTGAACGTCGTGTGAGATGCTGAGTGTTCATGGTCCTCACTGTTGCCAGAAACCATGCCGAGGTCCGGGATCTGTACTCCCGCTGActtgtaaagagaaagaaagctactTTTGCAGTGGTATCGGTGACCTGCAGACACACAGTTGAGGAGAGACATTGACGGCTTCCGTAACAGCCCCTACTGACCCGAACCTCCAAGATAACAGCCTAAATCgaaagccatcaaagagaactcttaaacaTTGTGTTAAGCAGCCAAACGTTAGGAGGAGCCCGGGGAAACCTGCAGAAGAGGGACGGAAagactgcaggagccagaggggtcaaggacaccacacgAAAACCCACAGAATTCAGCCCACCTgggctcatagaggctcacagactgaaccaacaaccagggAGCCCACTTGGTGCTGACCTAAgacctctgcatgtgtgttatgGCTGTGTAGCtgggtctccttgtgggactcccaacagtgggagcagggactgattccatctcttttgcctgctcttgggccCCCTTTTCTCCTACTGGCTTACTTCATCCAGCCTCAATATGAGAAGAGGTGCCTAATCTTATTGTAACTTGagatgccatgtttggttgatatccctggaggcctgccctttgcttttctttgcttttctttctttctttctttctttcttttttttttttttttttttttttttttttttttttttttttttttttctttttctttttctttttttggtttgagacagggtttctctgtgtagccttggctgttctagactcactttgtagaccaggctggcctcgaactcacagagatcatcctgcctgtgcctcccgagtgctgggattaaaagcgtgtgccgcAGCCGCAGCCACAACACCCGGCCCCCTGCCAgaggaagagtgggggtgggggtgggggtttgggggagggactgaaaggaaaggaggaaggagaagaaactgtTGTTAAATTAAATGATTGTGATAAGGATACTAAAGGGTGGCCCCCCAccgttgatggcttctggtgagGTGCAGGAGGAGACGGACTCAGATttcttcgggggggggggggtgggccaCAGGGATtgtgaccatgctccagtgagtgtcCGGAgtacacaaattggacttgggtGTTCCACCTTCCCCCCCcgcctttattttttctttgctttttagaaGGCAAGACTGGAAGGTGAGTGTGATcagggtacatgatgtgaaatcccCAAATTATCAATAAAGATATTATGTTGGAGGGGGGGGCAAAGGCGGGCACCACTATGCCtgacaattattatttttaacctatTTGTTTCAGTgggtgtatgtagtgtgtgtatgtatgtacatgtttgcatgtgtgcatgtgtaaatgcAGGTACATACCCCcatatgtgcacatggaggccagaggccagtgttGAATGTTTTACTCTATCACTCACCTTCTGTTTtaagacaaggcctctcactgaacctagaactcacAAACTCAGCTAGACTGACTGCCCAACAAGCTCCAGAGAGCCTCTTTGTGTCTCCAGTGCTCAGATTATAGTCATATAGcccaggcgtgtgtgtgtgtgtgtgtgtgtgtgtgtgtgtgtgtgtgtgcgtgtgtgtgtgtgtacccacaagTGCACATGTGAAGTCCACAGTCAGCATAAGTGTCTTTCTCTATTGTTCTCCACCccattttttgacacagggtctctcactgaccctggaatTCATAAATTGACTAGAGCCGCTGGCCAGTGACCATAGAACTCCTTTCTCTACCGCTCAGCACTAGGATTAAAAATGTCTGCCACGAAGCCCAGCTTCTTACCTGGGTACTGGggatccagattcagttcccTGTGTTTGCCTGGGACTTTACCACCATCCTGGTTCCTTACCACTTTATTATCAATCACTTAACATGAATATTTGTAAATCAAATTTTATCATAGATACATTTGCAtaagaaaaatctagaaaaccgggcatgatggtgcactcctttaatcccagcactggggaggcagaggcaggtggatcgctgtgagtttgaggccagcctggtctacaaagtgagtctgtgacagccaagggtacacagagagaccctgtctcaaaaaacccaaaaaagggagaaaagaaagaaagagagaaagaaagaaaagaaaagtgtagaTGCATATGGAACTTGAGTACTTGCtactattgtattttctttttcttctctctctctctctttttttggggggtgggggtttttaagacagggtttctctgtgtaggctgtgtaggctgtcctagaacttgctctgtagaccatgctagccttgaactcacagagatctgcctgcctctacctctggagtattgggattaaaggcgagcaccactatgcccagctactGTTGTGGTTTCAAGTGTCCAACAGGGACTTGAGGATAATATCTCTCTCTGATAAATTGGGACTGTTCTCAGCCCTAGCCAATCTGTGAGACAGCCAAGAGATAAACCAAGATGGTCCCTAAGGAGGAGCCAGGAGATGGGGCAAAGAGCAGGGCATGCCTGGTCACACCCTGCCCCCTGGTGGTACTGCGTGGACACAGTGCCAGCTGATGGAGCAGGCTGAGGTGGCTTGGGGCAGCAGGCTACGGTTAGGGGAGCATGCTGAGGATTGAAGAGCAGGCTGAGATTGGGGTGCAGGCTGAGATTGGGGGTGCAGGCTGAGATTGGGGGTGCAGGCTGAAGAAGAGTGGAGCAAGCAACAGCAAGGCAAGAAAACCCTACAGCATGTCCTTGCTTTGTCTCCCTGAAATGGGTAAGGAACTGGTGGGCAACGACTGAAGAGATGCAGGGCTTGCTGGGTGTGTGGCGCTACATGCTTTTaaattcagcacttgggaggcaaggctagcccaggccagccagggctatatagtgagaatgtccccaaaaggaaaacaaatgtggGATCATTCATTCTTTCACTCAGTCATCATTTATCAAGTGACTAACATGGGGGGGAGGCACTGGTAAGGGACAGTTAAAAGCAAAACTCAGTTTATTAAATTCTCCCTGCAAAGCAGAGAAAAGACAGGTAGGCTAGCAGGGAGGTAGAGGTGATAGCTGGCATTGCCAGGGGCCAGATTAGAGACTTTATGCCTGTGCCTGGTCTAAGATTcttaggagtcttttttttttctctctccattttttttttttttttttttttttttttttttttttgagatggggtctggCTAACAATAAACTGAGGGAATGGAATATTATAGGATtgcagtgaaggaaaaaaaaaaaaaaacataattatagTCAGAAAGACCTGGAGCCAACTTCCATTTCTGCCGCTAACCAGGTGTGTGATTTTGAGCAAATGACTTAAACTTCAGTGTCTGCATCATCAAGATAAAGTTATTGCAGACTGAATGAGACGTGCATGCAGAGCTGCTAGACCAGAACCCAGCACCTGCTATGCGCGCCATAAATACCAAATCCTTCCTCTATCCAAAGTGatgctacacacagagacagatgggGTGTTGGTAGGCACAGTCCAAGAAGGGCCTTGAAAGCGATTGCATAAAGTCAGGTGTGACAAAGCAGGGCATACACATGGATTTAAGAGCTAATCGGGAGAACCATTCTAAAGGTCCTGGTGTCTACTTGGCTATGGAGAACTAGAAGAAAATACTTTAGCCTGATCCAGGAACTCCCTGGGGCAACTTGCTAGCCCATCGATGGTGCAGGAGCTGGAGCAAGGTCGTGAACAAGATAACTCGACCTTGAGAAAGTCTAGCATGCTGACAGCAGTGTGAACACCTCGAGGCCTAAAGTGTAGTCGAGGAGTGAGTTGGTGGCGGCAAGGTGAGTATGGACAGAGTGTTGGTGCAGAGACCGTAGAGCAGGGCATAGGGGTGAGGTGTGGTCATCCATCAGGGGACTTATGACCACATTCCACGCTGTCACTGTCACCTAGAATATCTCAGGTGCCCTTCCTGCCAAAACTGCCGGGCGCGATGGCCATGGACTGGCAAACTTCCTGGTGACTGGCAAAGCTGTGGGCAAAGGCCATGCCTGAGGAGAGCAGGAAGCTCACTAACAAAGCTTTCTGTGTTCCTACTCCACTGTGTGCCCTGAATCTGACATGCTGCCTGGAGAAGACTGCCATTTGGGAGACACCAAGAAGGtggtggccaggtgtggtggcacatgcctttaatgccagcacttgggggggggggggtacactGGATCTCTGTacactcaaggccagcttggtctacatagtgagttccaggatagccagagctacatagagagaccttgtctcaaaaataaataaataaataaataaacaaagtggCAAAGCAGGTGTTGGAGGGCCCCCTAAAGGATGTCCTTGGGCTTATAAAGGGGCCAGTTTGCCTCCTAAGACCTTAACAGCAACATCCGTTCTACCTTGGATAGTGGGACTAGCAACGCTCTCAACAGACGCTTTGTCAAGCTCACGTCCAGATATGGCAACAATTTTGGTTATAGCAACAGAGTGATGAGCCATTGGGGTCCACGTGGAcctccaagggaaaaaaaacctgcatCACCTGCCCCAGCAagcaaggagaggaagagagaagcccTCAGCTACTAGGGAAGCCTTGCCTAACTCAGTCCCCGGCACAACCCAGCATCTCCCTTCACAGTTTCCATCTCAGATGCTCCCCCCAAAAGAAGAGGGGGCTTAAGAAGCCTTTAGATGTCTCAATAAAGTCTGAGGGAGGGTCAGGGGAGATCTATTGATCTTCGTCTCCCTGCTCTGTTTGGGTCTCAGGCATGTTCATGTTTTACAGTACCAAGCTGACACCCACCAGAGCCAGGTTGTGCTCTACCAACTCAGCAAGCCAGCGGAAACCAAGCTCGAGTCCAaagtttaccaaaaaaaaaaaaaaaaaaaaaaagtctcaaacgGGGATCTCATGTCCCTATCTCCTATCCTGATTGCTGCGGCCAAAGTGTGGGCCACACGAATTGGCCCTAAGAGAAGCAAGGTCAGACCCACACGACCGGATGGTTCTCCAAAGAAAAGTCACAGCCGCtatcagaaagaaagaggatcCACCATGGCTGTGTTGAGAGTAAAGTGCTACAGCAGTTGGATCGTAATACCCAGTCCTCTCAAATTGGAACGACGAGTTGAGAAATTACtcaagaagccgggcgtggtggcacacgcctttaatcccagcactcgggaggcagaggcaggcggatcgctgtgagttcgaggccagcctggtctacaaagtgagtccaggatggccaaggctacacagagaaaccctgtctcgaaaaaaaaaaaaaaaaaaaaaaaagagaaattactcAAGGATTGTATGATAGTGGCAAGATGAGAGCAGATAGGTTCCTTGGAATTGGGCAGGGGTGAGGTAGGGTATGGGGGAGTAGACGACCAAGGAAATGTCCCTGAACCTGTTAAGACCCTACCAACTTCATGGTGCTAGAGGAAACTCCTTTGATAAGAAGGTGGCCACGGACAacaattgtttggttttgtttttatttgaggaCTAAGGAGAATTTAGCATCGGGACCCTATTGAGACCCTAGGAAAGAAAAGCCTAAGGCTAGGACCTCTCTGGAAAGGCAAAACCAATCCCCGAGGTTTTAGACTATGGTTATCCTGGGCTCCCCACCCCTGGTCTCACCCCTCGTTCTTAGCTTGTTTGACGTTCGATGTCTCTTGGTTCCTTTCTCTAAGGAGCAACAGCCTTCAAAGTTACATCAGTAGCCCTGCAGCGTGGCGGGTCGTGGGGCGGAGCCTCGTAGTGGGCGGGGCTTAAGGTGAACTCAAGCCTCCAATGGCTTGAGGGCATGATGTGGGGCGGAGGCTTCACAGAGCTGGGGGCCCCGGAACCCTGGCCAGTGAGCCGACCTACTGATGGACGAGAGAACCAGCTAAGTTCCGCCCCCGCGCCTGCCCGCCTCCTTTTTAAGCGCCTCCCGCCCAACCTCAGCTCCCTCTGGCTTTGCCACgcttcttccttccctgccttccttgtCACTCCGACAGCATTGGTTCCTGTGGCCCTCCCGCAGCGCCAGTCCAGGTGCCATGGCTGCTCTGTACCTCCCCGGCCTGCGGTGAGTGACCCATAGCCCGGGACCCACACCTCGCTCCACCATCGGGACTGCCTCCGCTTCTTTCCCATGCGAGGAAGAAACTGGCTGGGCGATTGTTTATCAGTCTGGCTCTCAGGATGGTGCATCCCCCGCCCTGTGCCCATCCACAGCCACGCGAGGTCTCCCAGCCTCTATTGCTCTCCTACCCCTCCCTGCCGGCTTCTGCGATGTTCTATCTGCCACTCTcaacctcctcccccttctcccctgtcTCTGCAAACGCTTTACTTACCAAATGTAATTCTTTCAAACAGGGGGCTCCTGGTCCACCCCTCAGTACTGTGAGAAGGAAGCCTTAAGGCCCTGAGGCCAAAGGGCTTGAGTCCCTAGGGGCCGGGAGCTCAAAGCTCCCTAGGGAAGGTAGAAGGTAAACATTCGCTGCCTCCCGGGAGAATGGAGCctggcaggaagcccagaggAGCCTCGGGGACCTGGGGGCTGGGGACGGGGGAAGGAAGCAAgttgagagaggggggggggggcgacaagCTGTCTTCTTAACTTGGCTGACTTCTTCCTCTAGCAGGTTGGGTGGGAGAAGGGGGCAAGCTTGCTCTGGCTGGTGCCCTCCCTGCAAAGAATGGGATCTCCTCtctgaatgccccccccccacaatggtctttgacacagagtctgaactgaCTCCTTACCAACCCCCTTTCAGGTTTTACTTGGTTAGTCCATGTGAGAGTGGTCTGTGGAGGCTAGGAAGAAGGTCCCTCTTGGAGGCAgcaggaggatggggggggggctgggggggagaGCAGTGCTTCATATGAGACAACCGGAGCCAAGTTGCAGGAAATAAGCTTTCTCCTGGGCATAAAAAGGCACAAGGAGCCCTACTTTGCTGTGCCCCCTACCCATTAGGGCCACACTAATCgtgctacttttttgttttgttttgtttcttgtttgtttgtttgttttttgtcttctaAAAAACACCCCACCCAAGCCCAAACTCCCACATGCAAGGGCTCCATTTTCTCCCTTCCCAGGCAGGTAGCCTGTGAGCTGAGCTTGCTGTCCTCTAGCATTCCTACCTACCACCAGCTCCTAAGGGATTGCACAGGCTCCAGCCATCACAGTCTACCGTGCGGTTCTGGCAGGGGGGAGGTCTTGCCTAGAGAAGGGTAGCTACCTCTCCTGGCCTTTGCTCTCCTGGTTGTCGCAGCAGCCCCACGATCGATCGGGAGCATACTGGGGCAAACAATACAGAGGCCTTTCTGAGAATCTAAGTGTGGCCCCGTAGGACAATGCCAGTGACATTATTCCTCTTGACCAGCCTTTCGCttagtaaaaaagaaacaagcaaacaaacaaacaaacaaaaaacccaaaacagttaACTAGTCCCTATCCTTGTTGACCCAAGTAAACAGATGCACTCCCTGAAACCCCAACATCCATTGTCTTGGTGCAAGAATCCAAATCTAAGAGCCTGACCCCAGAAGAAGGCTCTACCATCTCACACTCTGCCCTTTGAGACATTTACACCCAGAGGAAAAGATAAGACTAGCTGCCATTTGAACATAGAGACTGTGACTGAAAAGAACATGGAtgccattgttttttgttttgttttgttttgttttttaatagcttatGAAGCTCACATCTGGGCAGTTTCTTGACTCTTGGGCGGGAgtctttgaccacttccctgatCAGGAGACATTTATCTCCTAAAGGCCACAAATGCAGGCAGGCTGAGGGCATTCCACAGAGCAGCCACAGCCTGGCTCCGTGGTGCCTGCGAGCAGATAGACGTGCTTTCAGTCCCACCCGATGCCTGTCGCCCATGATAGCCACCGGATTGTTGCCTCTGTTTTAACTGTTCCAGGCTCAGCTGGCGCGGGCTGAGGCCCTGGTGCTGGTCACCGCGCCGTAGCATCCAAACCCTACGTGTGCTCAGTGGAGATATGGGCCGTTTGCCAGCTGGAGTTCGAGACTTTGTGGAACGCAGTGCCTATCTGTGCCAGCCGGAGGCCATCCACATCTGTGATGGGACTGAGGCTGAGAACACTGCCATACTGGCCCTGCTAGAAGAGCAGGGTCTTATCCGGAAGCTCCCCAAGTATAAGAATTGGTAAGCCTTGAGACTAGCAACCCCCCAAGATGAAGGCTACCACTTAGACTGAGGTCTCTTGGGGTTAGCCAAGACAAGCTATTTCTAGACCATACCAGTGGGATGAGCCAGAGTGGAGGCTTATGGGGAAATGGACCAGAGTGGAGGCTTATGGGGAAATGGACCAGGAAGTGAATGTGCTCACGTTTAACAAGAAAGTGACACGAATTTACAAATTGGAGCTCttgctttggtggtggtggtggggcacctACTGCTCCCTCCTACCTGATGAAGCATTTACCAGGGGTAGAGGCTCCAAGGCTGGGCCTTGGGGAAACTACTTCTTGAGACAAAACCTAAAGGGACTAAAATGCAATTGGATAAGAAAAATAAGGCAGGCAGACCTGGAGTCAAAGTTGGACTTAAAAAATGAGTCTAGgtagctgagcgtggtggtgcgtgcctttaatcccaacacttgggaggcagaggcaggcagatcgctgtgagttcaaggccagcctagtctacaaagtgagtccaggacagccaaggctacacagagaaaccatgtctcaaaaaaccaaaaaaaaaaaaaaaaaaaaaaaaaaaaaaaaagtctggggctggagagatggctcagaggttaagagcactcactgactgttcttccaaaggtcctgagttcaattcccagcaaccacatggtggctcacaaccatctataatgagagctcgAGCCCTCTtctgcatacatgcaggcagaatactgtataaataataaaaaataaaaaaaagaaaagaaaagaaaatgagtctGGCCAGGCTTTGTGATGCGCggctttaatcctagtgctcaggaggcagaggtgggtgaatctcttgtgagtttgaggacagcctgatctacatagtaagatccaggacagctagagctacttggtgagaccctatcttagaGAAGGCCTGGAGGTAATGAAATCTACTAGCCATTATTCCCTGGCAATCCTCTCCCCAGCTGGCTGGCCCGCACAGACCCCAGGGACGTGGCACGGGTAGAAAGCAAGACGGTGATTGTAACTCCCTCACAGCGAGACACAGTGCCCCTGCTGGCTGGTGGGGCCCGTGGGCAGCTGGGCAACTGGATGTCCCCAGAAGAGTTCCAGAGAGCTGTGGACGAGAGATTCCCAGGATGCATGCAGGGTAACAAGGccgggacacagaggcaggggcactGAAGATGTGCCTGGGTTTGGAAGCCTTCATCCGAGTGACACCTTCCTCCACAGGCCGCACCATGTATGTGCTTCCATTCAGCATGGGTCCCGTGGGCTCGCCACTGGCCCGCATCGGAGTGCAGCTCACTGACTCAGCTTATGTGGTGGCAAGCATGCGTATCATGACCCGCCTGGGGACACCCGTGCTTCAGGCCCTGGGAGATGGAGACTTCATCAAATGTCTGCATTCAGTGGGTCAGCCCCTGACGGGGCATGGTGAGTACCACCCCATCTAGAGTAGGAAAGACGCTGAGACCTTCTTCCACTCAGAGGGGGCCGCAAATCTTATCCATCCACAGAGAAATTGTGGATATGAAGGATTTACTTCCCGAGGCCCAGGGAAGCATTCTGGACTGCAGTAACGTCGTTTGGAGAACAGTTTACACAAGATTCAGAAGTCAGTTGCCATGTCTGATGGAGGCACAAAAGCTGACgggtagctgggcgtggtggcgcacacctttaatcccagcgctcgggaggcagaggcaggcagatctctgtgagttcaaggccagcctggtctacaaagggagtccaggacagccaagtctacacagagagaccctgtctcaaatcaaaacaaagctgATGGGTGCTGAAGCGGGGGCTTAGCTACCCCTGGACACTGCCAGGTGTCTCTTGAGTCAATCCTTGATCCCTCCAGTCCCTGTCACCCTGGTTTCTGATACCACTGCCAGCGGCACTATGACCCCATTGTCTCCAGGGGATCCTGTGGGCCAGTGGCCATGCAATCCGGAAAAAACCTTGATTGGCCACGTGCCAGACCAGCGGGAGATCGTCTCCTTCGGCAGCGGCTATGGTGGTAACTCCTTGCTGGGCAAGAAGTGCTTTGCCCTGCGCATCGCCTCTCGCCTGGCCAGGGATGAGGGCTGGCTGGcagagcacatgctggtgagggccTGGTGAGGAACCGAGCAGctgtggaggagggggtggtTGGGGAAGCCTTGGCAATCTGCCTCAGCCttgcctccttcctgcctggtGCCAGGATGGTGAAGCTGAAAGCCTGAAGTTTTAGCCCCAGGCTGTTCAAAGGACTACCCTAGCCCTTGTGGCCCGGCAGGACACCTGCTTAATGAGTAAACATTAGTGTCCGGTTCCTGCTTCCTACCCCATTACTTGCTAGTTGTCCTTATCCATGCAGCCATGCCATCACTTTtggtgactttgttttttttccctttatctcCAACACAGATTTTGGGCATCACTAACCCTGCAGGGAAAAAGCGCTATGTGGCAGCGGCTTTCCCCAGTGCCTGTGGGAAGACCAATCTGGCCATGATGCGGCCTGCATTGCCAGGCTGGAAAGTAGAGTGTGTGGGGGATGACATTGCCTGGATGAGGTTTGACAGTGAAGGTGAGGGGCCCTTTTCCTCAACGGCAACATGGTCCCATACCTCGGTTGGCCCAGCAACTCCAGATCTCTATCGGATCCACAAAAGGGATAGAGAAGGGCCTCCTTCAGCCTCACACCTCAGCTTTCCCTAATTGGCCATTTGCTTTTGGCAGGTCAACTCCGGGCCATCAACCCTGAGAATGGCTTCTTTGGGGTGGCCCCCGGCACCTCTGCTACCACCAATCCCAACGCCATGGCCACAATCCAGAGTAACACTCTTTTCACCAATGTGGCCGAGACCAGTGATGGTGGTGTATATTGGGAGGGCATCGACCAGCCTCTTCCACCTGGTGTCACCATCACCTCCTGGCTGGGAAAACCCTGGAAACCTGGTATGTGGGGTGAAGAAATTGTGGCAAAGACCCTAGGGCTccgcactatttttttttttctaaagatggaTGTGTGTTTTACCTACAAGTGTGTCTCCATACCACATGCATGTAGGGAacagggcatcggatcccctggaactggaattacagacagttgtgagccattatgtagagcttgggaattgaacctatgtcctctgcaaaagcagccagtctCCAGCTAcagcaatttgtgtgtgtgtgtgtgtgtgtgtgtgtgtgtgtgtgtgtgtgtgtgtgtgtgtgtggcttttctttttttaatttcttttcttttttttttaaaggatttatctATTATGTTTACAAttttctgccta
It encodes:
- the Pck2 gene encoding phosphoenolpyruvate carboxykinase [GTP], mitochondrial, which gives rise to MAALYLPGLRLSWRGLRPWCWSPRRSIQTLRVLSGDMGRLPAGVRDFVERSAYLCQPEAIHICDGTEAENTAILALLEEQGLIRKLPKYKNCWLARTDPRDVARVESKTVIVTPSQRDTVPLLAGGARGQLGNWMSPEEFQRAVDERFPGCMQGRTMYVLPFSMGPVGSPLARIGVQLTDSAYVVASMRIMTRLGTPVLQALGDGDFIKCLHSVGQPLTGHGDPVGQWPCNPEKTLIGHVPDQREIVSFGSGYGGNSLLGKKCFALRIASRLARDEGWLAEHMLILGITNPAGKKRYVAAAFPSACGKTNLAMMRPALPGWKVECVGDDIAWMRFDSEGQLRAINPENGFFGVAPGTSATTNPNAMATIQSNTLFTNVAETSDGGVYWEGIDQPLPPGVTITSWLGKPWKPGDKEPCAHPNSRFCVPARQCPIMDPAWEAAEGVPVDAIIFGGRRPKGVPLVYEAFSWRHGVFVGSSMRSESTAAAEHKGKVIMHDPFAMRPFFGYNFGHYLEHWLSMAERGGARLPRIFHVNWFRRDEAGRFLWPGFGENARVLDWICRRLEGEDSAQETPIGLVPKEGALDLSGLRAVDTTQLFSVPKDFWEQEVRDIRRYLTEQVNQDLPTEVLAELEALEGRVRRM